A genome region from Macaca fascicularis isolate 582-1 chromosome 3, T2T-MFA8v1.1 includes the following:
- the SON gene encoding protein SON isoform X5 produces MATNIEQIFRSFVVSKFREIQQELSSGRNEGQLNGETNTPIEGNQAGDAAASARSLPNEEIVQKIEEVLSGVLDTELRYKPDLKEASRKSRCVSVQTDPTDEIPTKKSKKHKKHKNKKKKKKKEKEKKYKRQPEESEAKTKSHHDGNIDLESDSFLKFDSEPSAMALELPTRAFGLSETNESPAVVLEPPVVSVEVPEPHILETLKPATKTAELSVASTSVISEQSEQSVAVTPEPSMTKILDSFAAAPVPTTTVVLKSSEPVVTMSVEYQMKSVLKSVESTSPEPSKIMLVEPPVAKVLEPSETLVVSSETPTEVYPEPSTSTTMDFPESSAIEALRLPEQPVDVPSEIADSSMTRPQELPELPKTTALELQESSVASAMELPGPPATSMPELQGPPVTPVPELPGPSATPVPELPGPLSTPVPELPGPPATAVPELPGPSVTPVPQLSQELPGLPAPSMGLEPPQEVPEPPVMAQELPGLPLVTAAVELPEQPAVTVAMELTEQPVTTTELEQPVGMTTVEHPGHPEVTTATGLLGQPEATMVLELPGQPVATTALELPGQPSVTGVPELPGLPSATRALELSGQPVATGALELPGPLMAAGALEFSGQSGAAGALELLGQPLATGVLELPGQPGAPELPGQPVATVALEISVQSVVTTSELSTMTVSQSLEVPSTTALESYNTVAQELPTTLVGETSVTVGVDPLMAPESHILASNTMETHILASNTMDSQMLASNTMDSQMLASNTMDSQMLASSTMDSQMLATSTMDSQMLATSSMDSQMLATSTMDSQMLATSSMDSQMLATSSMDSQMLATSSMDSQMLATSSMDSQMLATSTMDSQMLATSTMDSQMLATSSMDSQMLASGTMDSQMLASGTMDAQMLASGTMDAQMLASSTQDSAMLGSKSPDPYRLAQDPYRLAQDPYRLGHDPYRLGHDAYRLGQDPYRLGHDPYRLTPDPYRMSPRPYRIAPRSYRIAPRPYRLAPRPLMLASRRSMMMSYAAERSMMSSYERSMMSYERSMMSPMAERSMMSAYERSMMSAYERSMMSPMAERSMMSAYERSMMSAYERSMMSPMADRSMMSMGADRSMMSSYSAADRSMMSSYSAADRSMMSSYTADRSMMSMAADSYTDSYTDTYTEAYMVPPLPPEEPPTMPPLPPEEPPMTPPLPPEEPPEGPALPTEQSALTAENTWPAEVPSLPSEESVSQPEPPVSQSEISEPSAVPTDYSMSASDPSVLVSEATVTVPEPPPEPESSITSTPVESAVVAEEHEVVPERPVTCMVSETPTVSAEPTVVASEPPVLSETAETFESMRASGYVASEVSTSLLEPAVTTPVLAESILEPPDMAVPESSAMAVLESSAVTVLESSTVTVLESSTVTVLEPSVVTVPEPPVVAEPDYITIPVPVVSVLEPSVPVLEPAVSVLQPSMIVSEPSVSVQESTVTVSEPAVTVSEQTQVIPTEVAIESTPMILESSIMSSHVMKGINLPSGDQNLAPEIGMPEIPLHSGEEPHAEVHLKSDSYESEHGINIDLNINNHLIAKEMEHNTVCAASTSPVGEIGEEKILPTSETKQCTVLDNYPGVSEADAGETLSSTGSLALEPDATGTSKGIEFITTSTLSSVNKYDIDVSLTTQDTEHDMVISTSPSGGSEADIEGPLPAKDIHLDLPSNNNLVSKDTEEPLPVKESDQTLAALLSPKESSGGEKEVPPPPKETLSDSGFSANIEDINEADLVRPLLPKDMERLTSLRAGIEGPLLASDVGRDKSAASPVVSSMPERASESSSEEKDDYEIFVKVKDTHEKSKKNKNRDKGEKEKKRDSSLRSRSKRSKSSEHKSRKRTSESRSRARKRSSKSKSHRSQTRSRSRSRRRRRSSRSRSKSRGRRSVSKEKRKRSPKHRSKSRERKRKRSSSRDNRKTVRARSRTPSRRSRSHTPSRRRRSRSVGRRRSFSISPSRRSRTPSRRSRTPSRRSRTPSRRSRTPSRRSRTPSRRSRTPSRRRRSRSVVRRRSFSISPVRLRRSRTPLRRRFSRSPIRRKRSRSSERGRSPKRLTDLDKAQLLEIAKANAAAMCAKAGVPLPPNLKPAPPPTIEEKVAKKSGGATIEELTEF; encoded by the exons ATGGCGACCAACATCGAGCAGATTTTTAGGTCTTTCGTGGTCAGCAAATTCCGGGAAATTCAACAGGAGCTTTCCAG TGGAAGGAATGAAGGCCAGCTGAATGGTGAAACAAATACACCCATTGAAGGAAACCAGGCGGGTGATGCAGCTGCCTCTGCCAGGAGTCTACCAAATGAAGAAATAGTGCAGAAGATAGAGGAAGTACTTTCTGGGGTCTTAGATACAGAACTACGATATAAGCCAG ACTTGAAAGAGGCCTCCAGAAAAAGTAGATGTGTATCTGTACAAACAGATCCTACTGATGAAATTCCCactaaaaagtcaaagaagcataaaaagcataaaaacaaaaagaagaaaaagaagaaagagaaggaaaaaaaatacaaaagacagcCAGAAGAATCTGAGGCAAAGACGAAATCTCATCATGATGGGAACATAGATTTAGAATCTGATTCCTTTTTAAAGTTTGATTCTGAACCTTCAGCTATGGCGCTGGAGCTTCCTACAAGAGCATTTGGCCTGTCTGAGACCAATGAATCCCCTGCAGTTGTGCTAGAACCTCCTGTAGTATCAGTGGAGGTACCAGAGCCACACATCTTAGAAACTCTGAAGCCAGCTACAAAAACTGCAGAACTGTCAGTTGCATCTACATCAGTAATCTCAGAGCAGTCAGAGCAGTCTGTGGCAGTAACGCCAGAACCATCCATGACAAAGATTCTGGATTCCTTTGCAGCAGCACCAGTGCCTACTACAACAGTGGTGTTGAAGTCATCTGAGCCAGTCGTAACAATGTCAGTGGAGTATCAGATGAAGTCTGTGCTGAAATCTGTGGAGAGCACATCTCCAGAGCCATCCAAGATCATGTTGGTAGAGCCCCCAGTAGCGAAAGTGTTAGAGCCTTCAGAAACCCTTGTGGTATCATCAGAGACACCTACTGAGGTGTACCCTGAGCCAAGCACATCAACAACAATGGATTTTCCAGAGTCATCTGCAATTGAAGCGCTAAGATTGCCAGAGCAGCCTGTAGACGTACCATCGGAGATTGCAGATTCATCCATGACAAGACCGCAGGAGTTGCCGGAGCTGCCTAAGACCACAGCGTTGGAGCTGCAGGAGTCGTCGGTGGCCTCAGCGATGGAGTTGCCGGGGCCACCTGCGACCTCCATGCCGGAGTTGCAGGGGCCCCCTGTGACTCCAGTGCCGGAGTTACCTGGGCCCTCTGCTACCCCGGTGCCAGAGTTGCCAGGGCCCCTTTCTACCCCAGTGCCTGAGTTGCCAGGGCCCCCTGCGACAGCAGTGCCTGAGTTGCCAGGGCCCTCTGTGACACCAGTGCCACAGTTGTCGCAGGAATTGCCAGGGCTTCCAGCACCATCCATGGGGTTGGAGCCACCACAGGAGGTACCAGAGCCACCTGTGATGGCACAGGAGTTGCCAGGGCTGCCTTTGGTGACAGCAGCAGTAGAGTTGCCAGAGCAGCCTGCGGTAACAGTAGCAATGGAGTTGACCGAACAACCTGTGACGACGACAGAGTTGGAGCAGCCTGTGGGGATGACAACGGTGGAACATCCTGGGCATCCTGAGGTGACAACGGCAACAGGGTTGCTGGGGCAGCCTGAGGCAACGATGGTGCTGGAGTTGCCAGGACAGCCAGTGGCAACAACAGCGCTGGAGTTGCCGGGGCAGCCTTCGGTGACTGGGGTGCCAGAGTTGCCAGGGCTGCCTTCGGCAACTAGGGCACTGGAGTTGTCGGGGCAGCCTGTGGCAACTGGGGCACTAGAGTTGCCTGGGCCGCTCATGGCAGCTGGGGCACTGGAGTTCTCGGGGCAGTCTGGGGCAGCTGGAGCACTGGAGCTTTTGGGGCAGCCTCTGGCAACAGGGGTGCTGGAGTTGCCAGGGCAGCCTGGGGCGCCAGAGTTGCCTGGGCAGCCTGTGGCAACTGTGGCGCTGGAGATCTCTGTTCAGTCTGTGGTGACAACATCGGAGCTGTCAACGATGACCGTGTCGCAGTCCCTGGAGGTGCCCTCGACGACAGCGCTGGAATCCTATAATACGGTAGCACAGGAGCTGCCTACTACATTAGTGGGGGAGACTTCTGTAACAGTAGGAGTGGATCCCTTGATGGCCCCAGAATCCCATATATTAGCTTCTAACACCATGGAGACCCATATATTAGCATCCAACACCATGGACTCCCAAATGCTAGCGTCCAACACCATGGACTCCCAGATGCTAGCATCCAACACCATGGACTCCCAGATGTTAGCGTCTAGCACCATGGACTCCCAGATGTTAGCAACCAGTACCATGGACTCCCAAATGTTAGCAACTAGCTCCATGGACTCCCAGATGTTAGCAACTAGCACTATGGACTCCCAGATGTTAGCAACCAGTTCCATGGACTCCCAGATGTTAGCAACCAGCTCCATGGACTCCCAGATGTTAGCAACCAGCTCCATGGACTCCCAGATGTTAGCAACCAGCTCCATGGACTCCCAGATGTTAGCAACCAGCACCATGGATTCTCAGATGTTAGCAACCAGCACCATGGACTCCCAGATGTTAGCAACTAGCTCAATGGATTCCCAGATGTTAGCATCTGGCACTATGGACTCTCAAATGTTAGCTTCTGGCACCATGGATGCTCAGATGTTAGCGTCTGGTACCATGGATGCCCAGATGTTAGCATCTAGTACCCAAGATTCTGCTATGTTGGGTTCAAAATCTCCTGATCCCTATAGGTTAGCTCAGGATCCTTACAGGTTAGCTCAGGATCCCTATAGGTTGGGCCATGACCCCTATAGATTAGGTCATGATGCTTACAGGTTAGGACAGGACCCTTATAGATTAGGCCATGATCCCTACAGACTAACTCCTGATCCCTATAGGATGTCACCTAGACCCTATAGGATAGCACCCAGGTCCTATAGAATAGCACCCAGGCCATATAGGTTAGCACCTAGACCCCTGATGTTAGCATCTAGACGTTCTATGATGATGTCCTATGCTGCAGAACGTTCCATGATGTCATCTTACGAACGCTCTATGATGTCTTATGAGCGGTCTATGATGTCCCCTATGGCTGAGCGCTCTATGATGTCAGCCTACGAGCGCTCTATGATGTCAGCCTATGAGCGCTCTATGATGTCCCCTATGGCTGAGCGCTCTATGATGTCAGCTTATGAACGCTCTATGATGTCAGCTTATGAACGCTCCATGATGTCCCCAATGGCTGATCGATCTATGATGTCCATGGGTGCCGACCGGTCTATGATGTCGTCATACTCTGCTGCTGACCGGTCTATGATGTCATCGTACTCTGCAGCTGACCGATCTATGATGTCATCTTATACTGCTGATCGTTCAATGATGTCTATGGCTGCTGATTCTTACACCGATTCTTACACTGACACATATACAGAGGCATATATGGTGCCACCTTTGCCTCCTGAAGAGCCCCCAACAATGCCACCGTTGCCACCTGAGGAGCCACCAATGACACCACCGTTGCCTCCTGAGGAACCACCAGAGGGTCCAGCATTGCCCACTGAGCAGTCAGCATTAACAGCTGAAAATACGTGGCCTGCAGAGGTGCCATCATTACCTTCTGAAGAGTCTGTATCGCAGCCTGAGCCTCCTGTGAGTCAAAGTGAGATTTCAGAGCCTTCAGCAGTGCCTACTGATTATTCAATGTCAGCATCAGATCCCTCAGTTTTAGTATCAGAGGCTACTGTGACTGTTCCAGAACCACCGCCAGAGCCAGAATCTTCAATTACATCAACACCTGTAGAGTCTGCGGTAGTAGCAGAAGAACATGAAGTTGTTCCAGAGAGACCAGTGACTTGTATGGTGTCTGAAACTCCCACAGTGTCAGCTGAACCAACTGTGGTAGCATCAGAGCCTCCTGTTTTGTCAGAGACAGCAGAAACATTTGAATCCATGAGAGCCTCAGGATATGTTGCCTCAGAGGTATCTACATCCTTGTTGGAGCCAGCAGTAACTACTCCAGTGCTGGCAGAGAGCATTCTGGAGCCTCCAGACATGGCTGTCCCAGAGTCTTCGGCTATGGCTGTCCTGGAGTCTTCGGCTGTGACCGTCCTGGAGTCTTCAACTGTGACCGTCCTGGAGTCTTCGACTGTGACTGTCCTGGAGCCTTCGGTTGTGACTGTCCCGGAGCCTCCTGTTGTGGCTGAGCCAGACTATATTACCATTCCTGTGCCAGTTGTTTCTGTGCTGGAGCCTTCTGTGCCTGTCTTGGAACCAGCGGTGTCAGTCCTTCAACCTTCTATGATTGTTTCAGAACCATCTGTTTCTGTCCAGGAGTCTACTGTgacagtttcagagcctgctgtcACTGTCTCAGAGCAGACTCAAGTAATACCAACTGAGGTGGCTATAGAGTCCACACCAATGATACTGGAATCTAGTATCATGTCATCACATGTTATGAAAGGAATTAATCTACCCTCTGGTGATCAAAATCTTGCTCCAGAGATTGGCATGCCGGAGATTCCTTTGCATTCAGGTGAAGAGCCACATGCTGAGGTACACCTGAAAAGTGACTCTTATGAAAGTGAACATGGTATAAATATAGACCTTAATATAAATAATCATTTAATTGCTAAAGAAATGGAACATAATACAGTGTGTGCTGCTAGTACTAGTCCTGTTGGGGAAATTGGTGAAGAGAAAATTTTGCCCACCAGTGAGACTAAACAGTGCACAGTATTGGATAACTACCCTGGTGTTAGtgaagctgatgcaggagaaaCTCTATCTTCTACTGGTTCTCTTGCTCTGGAACCTGATGCAACAGGAACTAGTAAGGGTATTGAATTTATCACAACATCTACTCTCAGTTCAGTTAATAAATATGATATTGATGTATCTTTAACTACTCAAGATACTGAACATGACATGGTAATTTCTACCAGTCCTAGTGGTGGTAGTGAAGCTGACATTGAAGGGCCTTTGCCTGCTAAAGATATTCATCTTGATTTACCATCTAATAATAACCTTGTTAGTAAGGATACAGAAGAACCATTACCTGTAAAAGAGAGTGACCAGACGTTAGCAGCTCTGCTCAGCCCTAAAGAAAGTagtggaggagaaaaagaagtacCTCCCCCTCCTAAAGAGACACTGTCTGATTCAGGATTTTCTGCCAATATTGAGGATATTAATGAAGCAGATTTAGTGAGACCATTACTTCCTAAGGACATGGAACGTCTTACAAGCCTTAGAGCTGGCATTGAAGGACCTTTACTTGCAAGTGATGTTGGACGTGACAAATCTGCTGCCAGCCCGGTTGTAAGTAGTATGCCAGAAAGAGCTTCAGAGTCGTCTTCAGAGGAAAAAGATGATTATGAAATTTTTGTAAAAGTTAAGGACACTcatgaaaaaagcaagaaaaataagaacCGTGATAAgggtgagaaagagaagaaaagagactcTTCATTAAGATCTCGAAGTAAGCGTTCCAAGTCTTCTGAACACAAATCACGCAAGCGTACCAGTGAATCTCGTTCTCGGGCAAGGAAGAGATCATCTAAGTCCAAGTCTCATCGCTCTCAAACACGTTCACGGTCACGTTCAAGAcgcaggaggaggagcagcagaTCAAGATCAAAGTCTAGAGGAAGACGATCTGTATCAAAAGAGAAGCGCAAAAGATCTCCAAAGCACAGATCCAAGTctagggaaaggaaaagaaaaagatcaagCTCCAGGGATAACCGAAAGACAGTTAGAGCTCGAAGTCGAACCCCAAGTCGCCGGAGTCGGAGTCATACTCCAAGTCGTCGACGAAGGTCTAGATCTGTGGGTAGGAGAAGGAGCTTTAGCATTTCCCCAAGCCGCCGGAGCCGCACCCCAAGCCGCCGCAGCCGTACCCCCAGCCGCCGGAGCCGCACCCCCAGCCGTCGAAGCCGTACCCCCAGCCGCCGGAGCCGCACCCCCAGTCGTCGGAGCCGCACCCCAAGCCGCCGGAGAAGATCGAGGTCTGTGGTAAGACGACGAAGCTTCAGTATCTCACCAGTCAGATTAAGGCGATCAAGAACACCCTTGAGAAGAAGGTTTAGCAGATCTCCCATCCGTCGTAAAAGATCCAGGTCTTCTGAACGAGGCAGATCACCCAAACGTCTGACAGATTTGG